In the genome of bacterium, the window AATGAGGTGTTCTTATGCGTGAAATCTACAGCCGCTTTGCAGTTGCCTATCTGGCCGGTGCGCTCGGTGGATTGGCCTATGCCTTGACAGCGTGGCTCTGTGATCAATGGCAGCTGTTTGAGTTGCTCTCTGTAAAAATGAGCGTTTTAAATTTGACATGGCCCTATTTGGCGGAAAGAATTCTTAAAGGGTCGCTTTGGGCCCTGCTGTTGGTTTTGGTCGGGCCTTTTTTCAAGGCGCGTGGTGCCTTGCTCGGGCTGATTTTAAGTCTGCTTCCGAGCGCCTATGTTTTGTTTATTTATTATCCTGCACATCATCTCGGGATTTTTGGATTTTCCAAAGGTATGTTGACCTTTCTTTTTGTCTTGCTTTTCAATGCTGCCTGGGGTTTTATCGCGGGCGGTATTTATGCGCGTCACTACCGTGTTTGATTTGGACATCTGAAAGAAAGGGGACTATCCATGCAACTCGTATTGGTGAAAATCGCCGCCCGCAGTTCAAAAGCAGTTAAAATCCAAGAGGTGTTGACCAAGCATGGTTGTAGCATTCAAATGCGTCTTGGCATGCATGAGGCGGCTGGAGACAGCTGTGCCGAAGATGGTTTGATTATTTTGAAAATCACTCCAGGCCAGGAGGTGGTCAACAACCTGACTGCGGATCTTCAGGCAGTGGGAGATGTCGAGGTCAAGGCTGTCTTGCTTTAATAGGCGATCGTGAATTTTCCGGCTTTAACTGCGTGACATGAGTGGGAAAGCATTATTGGAAGCAGGTTGAGCCGGGGACAGTTTGTTTGAGAGACAAACTGCGGGATGGCAATGAATTTTTATTTTTAGCCGGGCTTCATTACGGAAAGGTTTGCGCCGAAGCTATCTTCATTACAAAGTGAAGGCGGTGCACCGATGCCAGGCATACATAGACCCGGTGAACGTATTGGATCATGGGATGATAAGCTGGATGGGAATTTTGCGCAGGTCGCGTCTGAGCGCCAACCGGATTATGCAAGAATATTAAACCTGCTCAGACCGCGGGTAGGCGAGACATTACTTGATGTAGGCTCAGGCAGTGGCAAACTTCTTTCGGCTGCTGTGAAGCTGGGTCTGGACCCGACCGGAATTGAAGATACGCCGGAAGCTGCGGCAATCAGTCAGAAAACCGCCCCCGAAGCCAAGGTTGTCGTGGGGAGTGAAATCGAGCTTCCTTTTGAGGATAATCAGTTTGATCTGGTGACGGCGATGGATTTGATTGAGTATTTTCCCGAACCGTCAGAGGGACTTCATGAAATTCACCGTATTCTTAAACTGGGCGGCCGTGCCTGCCTGGTGTTGGGGAATGCGGAGTTTATCGGCAAAAAGGAAGATCGTTATGCGATATCGCCTTTTGACGATCCTGCGTCACTGTTTTTATCACTCAAAGAGTGGCGGGTTTTGTTAGCCGACGAAGGGCTTAGCATTGTCGCGATTCAGCCCAATTTACCGCAGTCCAGAATGCCGGTTTCACGTAATCCTGTGATAGGAAAAATATCTGCTTTTTTTATCCGTCTTTTTTTGGTTCTTATG includes:
- a CDS encoding class I SAM-dependent methyltransferase; the protein is MPGIHRPGERIGSWDDKLDGNFAQVASERQPDYARILNLLRPRVGETLLDVGSGSGKLLSAAVKLGLDPTGIEDTPEAAAISQKTAPEAKVVVGSEIELPFEDNQFDLVTAMDLIEYFPEPSEGLHEIHRILKLGGRACLVLGNAEFIGKKEDRYAISPFDDPASLFLSLKEWRVLLADEGLSIVAIQPNLPQSRMPVSRNPVIGKISAFFIRLFLVLMPTKWSYQFICTCYKD